TTGGTGTTATTAAATTACCACAATTATGTACAAAATACCCaatatttatagcaaaaatatataatttcctcAACTACATTCTTAAATGCATTTTCCACCAACTACAGAATAAAAATCAACACCACTCACCCTCAAACATCCTTCAGGCGATGCGGTAAAGCTCTTGCCAATCATCGGCTCAGTCTTAAGCAATACATCGATCAGTCCATTCACAGTGCCCATTGCTGGTCCATTGCGACCGATTTGCACGTTCGAGAAGGCTATTGCCTGATTCAAGTTGACCGTATGATTATTGAAGACCACATCACGTATGGCGCCCTCTAATTTGATAAAGGTCGGCGCAAGCGGTGTGAACTCCTCATAAGGTGGCGCACCGCCTATATATAGACCGCCAGCGTCACGTGGCATGCTGACAAGTGTGGGTGCGCCGGTTAAACTCTTTGTGTCTTGCAATTCATCATCGACCATCAGTTCGAATTTGCGaccagttttaattaaattcaccaCATGGAATTCGCCATCGTTAAGCGTGTTGTTCGATATGATTTTCAATAGACTGCGTCCGGAGTTTATCCACACTTGCAGATGACCATCGATTAAGCTGATCGAATAGTTGCCCTTGATATCTTTGTCATCGTAGTCTTCAGCAACTTCGGGTGGATAGGCGGAGAGTAGTAGCAGACAATCGGATTGTAAGGTGCGGAAGACGAAACCGGTGTTTGCGCGCTTGCGTAGTGACTGAGAGGGTAGCTCTATGTAACCTTGGCCTGTAAAGCCGGCTCTGTGGGAAGAAAAGTGAATGTATGTTTTAGATGTTGCAAtcattatttagtaaatattttacttactttGTTATAATCTCTTTGCAAGACGGCTCGACGCCGAAGTGTGTTGCGCTCTCCAATGGATCGTAAGTTTCTCTGTTGACTTGCACGTCCTTCATACAGCCCAAGAAGGGATTGTCCGCACCAGGCGCCTTGGATGTTCCAGATTTGAAGCCTTAGTAAGAGAGTTAGGGCATAcattcattttcattcataatttcggaaaaaaaaatttcaactttctACTCACCTGGCGGCACACCACCCAAATAGTATACCGGCTTCGACAAGTCGGGCAACATGTGACTCTTAATGGGCACCGTGGGCGAACCAGTGATGGCGCGTTCATTGTCCACGCGTAAGATGCCATTTTCAGTACCGCGCTTGGGTACGAACTCACGCGCCGCCTCAATCTTAACCCATCTACCCGTGTTGTATTTGTTGGTTGTGTTTATTTCCAATTTCGCCTCATCGCCGTAATCAATGCGGAACATAATGCGTCCACGACTGAGCGTCACCGACACGGAGCGGTtctgaaaacaaattaaaaaatcaaaatgagttaaataaatCGACCCTGGTGACTCAAACTACTTACATTCTTATCATCAACCGCCAGGAAGAGTAGCGCATTCTCATCCAGTGTCTTGAAGGTCATTTGTAGCGCGAACAAATTCATACGATACGATCTCGAACGTGACTTCTTCACCTCTGCATAACCTAACCCATTGAAGTGGCGTGCTATCGAGGTGGATGTGGATTCCTGTGCGCCAATAATTGCGCCACCACAACGTCCCTCACTAGTGATAAAGTTCCATATGCCCAAAGGCCGATTATCCACTTCTACATTGTGCACGACCACATTGAGACCAGCGCTTTGTTGCATTTCCTTCTGTGACATATCGCTCGGATAACCGCCGAGATGTATACGTTCGGTGGGCGTTTGGAAGAAGCGCGTGTATCCAGCATCGGTATTACCACTCACGGCTTGGCCGGGCACCAGTGCGCCATAGTTATTCATGCGTCTTACCAACAGACTGCCGATGTTCAGCGTGCGATTCGCCTCCACGTGATACCAGGCATCGTCATACTTGGGATCACGCGTTTGTACTTCCAACGGATGTGTAATGATGGTAGTTGTGCCGCCAAGATTCCAAATCAGACGCACATGCCGCTTGTAGAGTTCGAGTGCGATGTAACGTCCGTCGCTGCCTTGTATGTGCAACAGCGGCGAATTGCCATTGCGATTTGGCAACGCAAATGAAATCTTAATTGTGTTCGAAGTGGAGAGTCCATATAAGGTGGGTAGATATGTGCGTGAGCATTTCGGATTCAGTGACTCCAGTGAGATTTTAAtctgtaaagtaaaaaaaatatgagttagCAAGTATTTGATTTCTGCTTTAGTATCAGAACTTACGCCTTCTGCTGCGTGCCGCGCTTTGGCGATTTTGTCGCGCAATTCCTGCACCTGACTCGACATTGTATTGTTCCATTCATCGAATTTCGCCTTTTCCTTCTGTGCTTGTTCTTCCACATAAGACAACGAAATGTTGGCCAAACGTATATTGGTCTTTGTGAGCGATATATTCTCCTCCGCACGACCGAGCTTTATTTCCCAATCGGGTTCTAAAATTGCGAACTTTTCACGCAGTTTTAGAATTTCCTCGTGCATTCGTCTGGCTTTCTGCAGTTCGTGACGCATTTCGTCGCTAATATTCTTCGCGATGTCCATACTCTCTAAAGCCAATCTACGCGCTGAATTATTAGCTGCGGCATGTAAATGCGCCGAGACATTGTTGGTGCGAGTGCCTGCCTCATAGATCGTGGCTTTGATGCTGTTCACTTTGTCTTCGTTCATTTTGAGCTTTTGCTTGAGCGCTACGTggtgtaaaatttttatagtttaagCAAAAGCTTGCAAATTGTGTTATCCGTACTCACCATTTGTGCGTTCCATCTCGGCTAGCGCTTCTTTCTGCAGTTTTCTCGATTTGTTTAAGGATACCTCGGCGCGTTCAATCACAGAGCTATCATCGTCAGGATAGAGTCTACTTTGCGCTTCCCAAACACGTTCTTTGGCTTCAATGGAGGCGCGTCTCGCGGCGTCAATGGCATCGGAAATATTCTTATGCGCAGAACTGGTTGCAGAATGTAAAAAAGAGGAAAGATTGTTATAGAGTGATAGTTTGAACTTAGAATTGTTGCTGAATTGAATAACAATGGCTTGACTATCTtgaaatatacacataaatgtatctcataaataataatattaagtgGTCTATAGagtttatgcaaaaatattaccACAAGCACTTCTGAATTGTATaacttttacattttataaaacaCCATTCTTCTCATATCACTTACCTCGCCAAAATCGCGATTTTTGCACCATTTCTCGTGGGTTGAAATTGCCTGGCGTACTCATTTGAACGCTCCATCAATCTATCAGCATGCTTTTGAGCTTTAGGCAGCCAATGCTTGCGCACCTCTCGCTGTATGCCCTCGCTATCATCCATGGAAATATTCAATTGTTCATAGAGTCTATCAATCGAATCGGTCACACCTGTCAGTTGTTCTTGTTGTACCCAATTCTCTTCGATTAACAGATTTGTGCGTGGTATTAAGCTCTTGTTCAGATAACCTGTGACATCAGTGCCCAACtcattgattttattataatcTTCCATAACATGATTGCGCAAATTCACTACATGCTCCAATGTGTCATCGATCTCACTTTGCATTTCCACCGTACGATCGGCGTGTAGACGCATATCGGATATGCGGAAATTGCTTTGATTCAAATCGCGCCAAAACATTTCGACACGCGCCTTCTGATCGAATGCCGCATCCGAGGCGTTGCCGAAGTGGTAATAGAAATGCCAAGCGCATTGCGTGGAGTTTCGTATATTCTTCACCGTTTCTTCGTGCTGTCGTATGGAGTCCAAATAGAAGCGAGCTTGATCCAAAGCCATCGGTAGGCTCATATGTTGTTCACTCTTGCCGTAATTGTTAAGCGTGAAAATATATTCCAAGATATCGGAACGGAGTGCGCCTATATCCACGTATAGAGTGGTCACATCGTTGCGTAGCTGGCCGGTTCCTTCTTTACGTTTGCTCGCTATGGCCAGCGCTTTGCGTGactgaaatttattattctCGGCATGTGAATCGATCTTCAGCAATTCGTTGGCATCATAGCTGCCCAACAACTTGCGCGCATTCGTGTAGTCTTCGTAGTGAATTTGTAGTGTATTGTAGTCGCCCTCGTAGTCCTCTACTTTCAGATATGGTGCCGGTATGCCCGTCAAATCCATATTGTGCAGGCCGCGGCGCAACTTATTGCTGATCAGCTCGATGTAGTCCAGCAACAGCAGCGTGCAGTTGTCGCAAACTGAAATTTAGAATCATCAATATCAAAAACCGTAGAAACTATTTCCCCCCATGTAACTTACTTCGACAGCCGCGGTCCTCCAGATGGTTGCGTTCCGCAATGCATTTGTCGCACTTAAGACCAGTTACACCCGGCCGACATTGACACTGCCCAGTTTGACTGTCACAGTCGTCGCTTGTAGAGCCATCCAGATTGCAGTCGCACGGCTGACAGGTGCTGTTCGGATAAGCCAGTGGATTGCCGAAATAGCCAGTACGACATTGATTACACAGCTTGCCGGTGTAGCCAGGTTTACACACGCAACTAACCTCACCCTGCCAGACATTGCAGCCTTTGGCGAAGTTACGACTAGTCTCCGGGCAGGGACACGACTGACAGCCATATGGCGAATTCGGATCGCCATAATAGCCATCAGCACATTGTTCACAGTGGCTACCGCCTGTGTTGTCGCGACAATTCTAAAAGTTATGTAAGAATAAATAAGCTTGCAGCTGAAGAGTACAGTTAGATATTGCACTTACCAAACAAACGCCGGTCTCGCGTTCACATTCATTGCTACGTCCGTTGCAATGACAGGGCACAACGCGTCCGACGAGATCCTCTATGAAGACTGTCTCAATTTCGGTGACATTGCGATAACGATAAAAACCTTTGCCGGGATCTTGACACGAGAGTCCATCATAGCGCTTCGGGCACTTGCAATGCTCCACACCTTTGGCTATCATATTCGTGGAACCGTAAACATAGATGGCTGAGTCCATATGAACGTTGCTGAGTCTAAAAGAATTATAGGCAAACTTGTAGATAGTTTCATATTTGGAATAATATATAGTTTCCACTATAAATAGCAA
This portion of the Zeugodacus cucurbitae isolate PBARC_wt_2022May chromosome 3, idZeuCucr1.2, whole genome shotgun sequence genome encodes:
- the Lama1_0 gene encoding laminin subunit alpha-1 isoform X3 is translated as MTALVKRTVSVVTFIADSKQHSCDTRTRATSAAQQQKQRDKRKSTKCHHSTRQMAYLVRPLLLLFCLLHAVQHMPCVRMLTDDSASSANQLLSFVESTVKPVNSSVSVNSVSHSRPSGLSVDNESVQNDVAATMLPATSPASKRKLRRKYPTKMQNQTERALGSTTVGQRYKGKRRKALLPRVQPNATAQATRNMSVGALQQQSQRIVAENIPKNVRKPQALQERQRQRLMQQQQQQQQQRQQKQQPNVQQQRQLQQADELKRRKEAVSQQQQKQQSAQQQQKQQPQRLLLTQQQQQFSYNPREGHYYQQQQKQQQQQQLRPPPEHLQKQYHFIAQSVDTPATTLRISTSIDHHHHQQITTNTTTTIRQHIQHHEPQSPPSEHHYQQRQHQQQQQQHIASNSSSITSRRQHTKQQQPQTQQHTVYDTTTIQNRQDHVLVQGNTDIVVYRNIGALPCPPSVRLVPHRFIPVHPQQRTRPRECQCSPIGAIAASCDKRTGQCACLANVTGRRCDKCKSGHWNLTQGVGCHDCRCDPAGSRSHECNPWTGQCDCKIGVGGQHCNECTDGFYGFSTDGCQRCTQCAGEGQVCDPLNGRCICPPNSRGLGCAQCVAGTWGWQPRLGCRNCACDRIGSIGQLCESLNGQCQCREGYAGRQCDTCAIGYFGYPECRRCNCNVDGSFVHADGSITCDANGQCPCKALVVGLKCDTCMKSTFGLSALNPEGCTRCFCFGRSSECVQSEWSWGHIRMAEARNLSVQYIRPQYVTNTEYEYIVVVQMAGAKSYREDAEIHLLNDLNLIPRSTGNVSIGAYTNFFHPLYFQLPPQFYGDRTSSYGGYLYFTLLIEGANRPLERNVLSRFPLVQIHSHKKLVLDYYEYENYEYALNVTYKVPLHESEWKYHHNSQTVDRATLMAALQNVRHIFVRASAFADFTEVVLSNVHMDSAIYVYGSTNMIAKGVEHCKCPKRYDGLSCQDPGKGFYRYRNVTEIETVFIEDLVGRVVPCHCNGRSNECERETGVCLNCRDNTGGSHCEQCADGYYGDPNSPYGCQSCPCPETSRNFAKGCNVWQGEVSCVCKPGYTGKLCNQCRTGYFGNPLAYPNSTCQPCDCNLDGSTSDDCDSQTGQCQCRPGVTGLKCDKCIAERNHLEDRGCRICDNCTLLLLDYIELISNKLRRGLHNMDLTGIPAPYLKVEDYEGDYNTLQIHYEDYTNARKLLGSYDANELLKIDSHAENNKFQSRKALAIASKRKEGTGQLRNDVTTLYVDIGALRSDILEYIFTLNNYGKSEQHMSLPMALDQARFYLDSIRQHEETVKNIRNSTQCAWHFYYHFGNASDAAFDQKARVEMFWRDLNQSNFRISDMRLHADRTVEMQSEIDDTLEHVVNLRNHVMEDYNKINELGTDVTGYLNKSLIPRTNLLIEENWVQQEQLTGVTDSIDRLYEQLNISMDDSEGIQREVRKHWLPKAQKHADRLMERSNEYARQFQPTRNGAKIAILASSAHKNISDAIDAARRASIEAKERVWEAQSRLYPDDDSSVIERAEVSLNKSRKLQKEALAEMERTNALKQKLKMNEDKVNSIKATIYEAGTRTNNVSAHLHAAANNSARRLALESMDIAKNISDEMRHELQKARRMHEEILKLREKFAILEPDWEIKLGRAEENISLTKTNIRLANISLSYVEEQAQKEKAKFDEWNNTMSSQVQELRDKIAKARHAAEGIKISLESLNPKCSRTYLPTLYGLSTSNTIKISFALPNRNGNSPLLHIQGSDGRYIALELYKRHVRLIWNLGGTTTIITHPLEVQTRDPKYDDAWYHVEANRTLNIGSLLVRRMNNYGALVPGQAVSGNTDAGYTRFFQTPTERIHLGGYPSDMSQKEMQQSAGLNVVVHNVEVDNRPLGIWNFITSEGRCGGAIIGAQESTSTSIARHFNGLGYAEVKKSRSRSYRMNLFALQMTFKTLDENALLFLAVDDKNNRSVSVTLSRGRIMFRIDYGDEAKLEINTTNKYNTGRWVKIEAAREFVPKRGTENGILRVDNERAITGSPTVPIKSHMLPDLSKPVYYLGGVPPGFKSGTSKAPGADNPFLGCMKDVQVNRETYDPLESATHFGVEPSCKEIITKAGFTGQGYIELPSQSLRKRANTGFVFRTLQSDCLLLLSAYPPEVAEDYDDKDIKGNYSISLIDGHLQVWINSGRSLLKIISNNTLNDGEFHVVNLIKTGRKFELMVDDELQDTKSLTGAPTLVSMPRDAGGLYIGGAPPYEEFTPLAPTFIKLEGAIRDVVFNNHTVNLNQAIAFSNVQIGRNGPAMGTVNGLIDVLLKTEPMIGKSFTASPEGCLRVGSYSYEPSAFKFGDVTHSYAQLQVPQRNFWQRNFHISFGFRSFYPNGLIFLAPGTKEKHKHYVALLLKNGQLLLIVRGRRREELKLTAKLDDGEWHHVTILCQERKVTMSVEIGQTDQKTSAQMKVPKKIAATNVLFVGGLPEKVPKLPSELLQRVESFKGCLRRMSINNSTQDLARPGKHQHVGQCFPKVEKGAYFPGDAYAIYKRNFHVGKYLEFELDFRTSELFGILLSISEPSGFPALSLELNNGNIIFSTDLGDGMPFRVQSELPSKYALCDNKWHNISALYDYEHITLRIDQMATTKARSTLQRNNSKVQTKSALYIGGLPEIAPSGTVLARENFKGCIRNVSIRQERRDWIDMDELHNVLLSECLVTGVDH